Genomic window (Cellulosilyticum lentocellum DSM 5427):
CGCATCACACTGAATGCTATAATCCACTTTCATCCCTTGTGTTACTAATATAATAATTCCATCTGATGTATCGGTATACACTTGCATTAAACTCTCTGTTGTTATTTTTGACGCAGATTGTGTTTTAGTCACTCTAGAATCTGCAGTAATAGGTACTGTAAATGGTCCTGCCTCAAACACTTTCACCTCAGGAAGTGGTGCCTTTCCATTATCTATGTACACGATTCTTACCTTATTATCCCATTTAACCGTTGCTCCTAATGCTTCGCTTACAAACCTTATTGGTACATAAGTTCTTGTTCCTTTTACAATAGCTGCTGTATCTAATTCTTTAACTTGTCCATCCACCATAATTTGCTTTGAATTAATGTGTAATATGACTACTTTATCTCCATCTAGAATCGTTACCCTTTTTGCTGCTGAGTCCCATTCTACCTTAGCTCCTAACTGTTCACTTACAAACCTAACTGGCACTAATACTCTACTATTACTATCCACATAAGGCTTTCCATCTGGAAAATATACTTGTGTTCCATTAACTCTTACACGTATCTCTGATAGTGCAAATACTTGTGGCATGCACATCATCATTAACATTATTACAGCTAGACTTTTTAATATTCTTTTTTTCATTTTTAATCTCCCTTTGCTATCTGATTATTTTTTAATCAATTTTATATCATATAAGTGTTTTTGTTTATAATTTATAGATATAGCATAAGATAATAAGCTCATACATCTTCATACAATGGTAATATTTCTTATTTCCACTTGAAGTTAATCTATTATTCTAAAGTTCTTTTCTATAGAAAATGCTTGTCTTAGCTCATCAATCTTTTCTCCTATACGTTTACCCTTTTCTGTCTCATTGCTATATTCACCTTCAAAGCACTGAGATACATAAACTGTATCTCCTCGTTCCCCCAAATATGTATACATATATTGTTCTGTCGTTTTCCATTCATCCATGTTTAATGTGCTTATTAAAAATAAGTTGTATGTTTTTTTATCAATTGAATATAAAAACTCTACCCCTTCATTATTTTCTTTGACTTTATACAAGCCTTCCCAACTATTTGGGATAATAATTTGAAATTTCAATAACGAACTAGTATATATTTCTTCTGCTTGCTTATATGTATCTTTTTCTAGTAACTTCTGCTCCCAAATACACTTATTATCTGTGTCAATATACATCCACTTACCATTTTTTAATACTTTTGCTAATCCGTGCTTAAATGCTTCTACATTGTCATATTGTGCCTTAATAACATCTTCACCAGACTTATTGATAAACCCCCATTTACCGTCTTGCCTCACACCAGCTAGTCCCTCAGAAAAACTCTGCGCTGATTCGAATGTTCTATCAAAAATATTTTCTTTTTGTTGATTAATATACCTCCAATTCACACCATCATAAATAGCAGCTACTCCTTCTGAGAAACTCATTGCTCCTACAAATTGTTGTTCTATTACTATATTTCCACTACCATTAATATAGCCATATAAATTGTCTTCACCTTCATATCTATCTCCTGTCATAACTACCGCTAATCCATCTGAAAAGCTATCTGCTGCACCATATTTTTGAAATACAAATTCTCCCTTCTCATTAATAAATTGACTATATACTTTACCACTAACGGCATTTTCAATTACTGCATAACTTTCCTTAAATTCAAATCCTACCTCCCCAATGACTTCTATAATTTTTTCTCCCTTTTTATTAATATATTGTATTTTGCGCCCTACACTTACAGCAGCCTTTCCCTCACTGAAAGACTCGGCTGAATCAAATTGGGGTTCAATTGCTAGTTTCCCTTCTTCATTTATATATCCCCATTTACCATTAATCTGAACTGTTGCTAGTCCCTCACTGAAATTTAAAGCAAGCTCATATTGAGGCTGAATTACCACTTGACCCAAGCCATCAATATACCCATATGAACCCTGATAACTAATTACAGCATACCCTTGTGAAAAATCACTTGCATATTCATATTGTGGTTCAACTATAGTGTTTCCATTTTCATCTATAAAACCATACTTATTGTTATCTTTAATTAAATAGAGATATTTTTCATTATTTGCATCTGTAACTATAGGTTGATTTACTCCAACCTTATCCTCATCACTTTCCATAGCTGTAGTTTTATTTATATCAGATTTATCTTCACTATTATCCATAATTGTAGCTTCATTTACACTTGACTTAGCTATACCACATCCAGCTAATAACACGATTGTTACAATTATAATGCTCATTAATAATTGAGTTACTTTAGTCTCCTTAAATTTCATTTAATATCCTCCATACATTATCTACAGTTAGTGCTTGTATTAATTCTTGTTTATTTAGTACCTCATCCTTAAACCCCATACTCCTAGTTAAGTCACTTTCCCAATTTTTATATCCTAATTTAGCTCCTAATTTTTTATCTAATATTTCATCTGGGTTTAAATAAAAACGTGTATTCCCTCTTAAGGCCTTATCTTCACCATAGGTAGTGTAACCATATCCAGTAATATAAGGTATTTTTCTTACTGCAAAATTTCTTTCCCATTCTGCATTGCACCCACTAGCTCTTGCACATACAATCTGTACTAACTTTTCTTCAGATGTCATGCTCTCATTTATTTTAGATAAATAATATTCTTTGTCTAATTTTACATTTACACCCTCTATGTTTCTAGGGACACTGGGATATAAAGAACCTCCCTGTACTCTTAGGTCATTCATTACATATATAAATCTATCAGATAATTCAATTCCAAATGAATCCAAATCATTAATTGCTGGTAGAATCGCATCATTAATTGCTTTTTGTGTTTGTACTTTCTGCATATCAATATCATTTCCTATTTTTTGTAATGCTTCTGTCCATTTCTTGTTAACTCCATACTCTCCAGCACTCATATTTATCTTTGCCCATTTTGTCCCCTCAGCTGTAGAAGCATAGATGACATTATTTTTTAGTTGTTTTGCCATGTCTTGTCCTATGAGTTTTTCCAACTTGCCTGGATACTGTTTATCATACGCTTTGAATAGGGATTGAAACGACCCTTGCCCAATACACCATTGATTAAATCCAAATGAAACAGCTTGACCATCACCTGGATTAGATACGTTATAAAATTTATCCTTTCCTTCATTTTTGATAGTGATCTTTAAGAACCTTTTTATTGCTTCATTTTCATCTGATAGGCCATTATATGTACCCTGTACTACATTATTAGAAGTACTTGTATTTTCATTTTCTATAATTATCGATGGCAATTTAGTAGAAGTGGTATTTATAATATTTCCATCATCCTGTATGATTCTAACAGCCTTAACATACTTAGGCGCCCAATAACTGTTATTTAAATCTCCAATCTTTACATTTTCCCCACTTTTAAGAGTATTTGGGTTGCTATTCTCTCCGCCCTCATGAACGAATTGTCCATTTCCAATATATATCCCTACATGAGTTGTCTGTTTATTATTAATACCATTTGTATCAAAAAATATTAAATCACCTATCTTTAACTCTTCCTTTTCTACTGATTTACCTCTACCTACCTGAGTACTACAATTAGGCCCAATATCTATTCCGAAAATGGTCTTATACACTGAACTTGTAAAATCCGAACAATCCATGTATGGTGGTGCATTATTTTTATCTAATATTTGGGTAGTTATTACGCTATCTATACAGTACGGTATCTTTCCCACCCAGTATTTGGCCTCCTCTGCAAGTTTTTCTCTCCAATAATCAGCTAGTTCTTCTCCCTCTAATGCTAAAGTAGTATCACCTATTTCTTTTCCTATACTTGTTACTAGATCCACTAATTCATTCGTTATATAATTTCCACCACCAACATTCTCTCTTAGTCCACCTATTTCCTGTGGTACATACTTATAATCATTTTTAGACACTTTCTTACCATTTTTATAAATAATATCTCCTATCTTAATGTATGTATATTCCCCTTCTTTATATCCCTGTGCAAAGTTACCATTACCTTCTATCTCTCTTATTCCACCTATTTCTACTGGGATATATTTATAATCATCTGCAGTTATCACCTTACCGTTTTTATAAATAATTCCTCCTATGCGCTGATATATGGTATCTCCTTCTACATATGTTTGAGATACTATAACATAACTTCCTTTTCCGATCGTGTCCCTTATTCCCCCAATCTCTTTTGGTACATATTTATAGTTTTCTTCTGGTATTAGTACACCATTCTTATATATTTGCTTTCCTATTTGCTCATAAACTGTTTTGTTTTCTACATAAGCTCTTGCAAAAGTACCATTTCCATCTGTGGCACGTAAACCACCTACTTCATGCGGAATATATTTATAATCTTTTTCCGCTACTAACTCTCCATTTTTATATATTTTTCCATCTATACTTTCGTATAAAATACCACCTTCTAAATAAGCTATGTCCGATTCACTTCTTGCAAACTTTTCTGCTTGATTACCTCCAATTAGTAGAAATTCTTCTTCCCATTCTTGACTCTTCTCGCCTAATTCATTACTCGCTTTAAATGAAATATTACTACTACCAATACTTCCTGGAAATTTAATAGTCTTACCAACACTTAATCTTCCTTTATCAAGGACACCTTTAGACATATACTCGCTTTCTTTATACAAAGTTGCAGCCTGCTTAGTATTAGTCACAAGTCTCTGGCTATGCTCCTCTACACTTCCCATTTTATGCTCTATATCCTTTAAACTAGATAATATTCCCCTAGCAGAACTTACTACACTTCCATAGTCACTATATCTAGATATAATATTTTCCATCTCTCTCTTAATACTATTGATATCTCTCTTATAGCTCGAACATACATTTCTATAGCATCTATCTATATTCCTTGATAGCTCACTTAGTTCATCAGTCTCAACCCTTAATTCATCTGGCATAAAAATCCCCCCTTACTTATTTTTACTTTTAGCTGCTGCTAACTTAGCTTTTTTATCTCTCTCTGCTACTTCTACTGCTCCTGATAAACTATTTAATTGACTTGCTACATTTCTCCAGCTACTGTTTAATGTTGAAAATTTCTTTTCTAGTTCACAATATGAAGCTCTAAAATTATCATAACTGCTTCCACTCCAGTTCTTTTTGACGGCTTCCACATCTGCTTTCATCTGCCTACTGCTACTTTGCAAGGTACTTGAAGTTTGCTGAACTTTACTTACTAAAGATGATGCTGACATCAATCTCCCCTCCTCAATCATTATTCTCTTGTAATGTTATATTATAGTGCCTTTTATATTTCTCTTCTTTAACAAGAAAAACATAAAGAGACTATATGTAAATCATCCCATCTATAGTCCCTTCATCTCTTCTGTCTAGTAGCTATATTTAGTTAATTATTAAGGTCATCATACATAGAACCATGAACTTGAAGTGCTATCTCATCTAGTTGCTTTTCTGTATTAACACCTTTGAGTGTCATTCCTGGTACATTCGTAATACTTGATACATCTACATCATTTTAACCATGCTGTCATATAATACTTGCCATTTTTCATACCACCAAAGGTATAACACTTTTGATTATCTGGATTCACCGTTATGGTTACTAAAGTTTCTTCTACTACCTTACAAATATATTGACCCTCTTGTATGTACTCTCTATACTTATACTCATCTTTACTATTTTGTGTATTGGATTCCTCATAGCCTTCTAATATTTCTTTAAAATAAGTATGCGTAAAACCTGCTGCATCTGGGCTATATGGTACTTCATATTCTGTTACATAAGTATAATCTCTTTGTATACCTAATAGACCTTCTGCTGCTATTGATGCTGTGGGGTCATCTATTTCTAACTTTAATTGGTACTGAGAGCCCTTATCTATATAGGTCATGTTAGATCCATAATTAAAACTTTGTAGCACTTTATCTACAAGATCTTTGTGTTCCTGGGTTTCCTTAGCTTCATCTTTATAGATTTCTGTACGTATGGTAAGTGTATACTCTCCTGCTGGATTAAAGTAGTAGCCAGATTTAAAAGGATACTTGTATTGGCGTTGTAGATCTCTATCTGTTGCAAAAGGTACGTGAGGATAATCTAATTTATTAGTACTCTTTCTCTTAGCACTATTTAAGTCCTCCTCATAAATACTACTCATACTCTGATTAATACCCCACTCAATCATTGCTTTATTTTGCTGAGTAAAGATACGTTCATGCTGTCCCTGTATTGCTTCATAGGTCATATCTCCTGTAGCAAATACATTCTTCATCCATCTTTGCACAAACATCTCATATTCATCACTTTCCCACCAAATAGTCTTGTTTAAAGAATCGTGTGTATTATCATCTATTTCCTTTTTAAAATGACGTGCTTCTACGCTGGGCATAGGTTTTCTGCCATTATATACTTGCGTTGTTATACTAATACGATCTTCCCCCGGCTGGAATATACCATTTTGAGTTCCTGAACCATAATAGGTACTACAACCACTACAATCATAATAATGGCTAGAACCATCCTCATTTTCACAACAATAGACACTATGAGAAGTATGATAGTCATAGTCCCTCTTAACATCACCCTCATAGAAAACTATCATCTCACGTATAGGATTAGAAAGATTAGGTAGATAGAAATCTCCATACTCCTCCCTCTTAATAACACCTTGTATAATCGGACTTCTAGTAACAGACTCTGCTGCTTCATCCACCGGAGGGTTCGTATCATCCTTTACCTTTGCATCTGATAATGCACCGTCGTTATCTTCTATATCCACATTTAATGCTCCTGTTAAATTACCATCCCAACTCCAAAGGCTTTTATTAGGTGATTGTACGCTTCCAGGAATCCCTCCACCCGCTAACTCATGTTCTAATTCTTTAGTAAGCTCATCATAATAGAGGGTATAGTTAGCTTTTGCAATATCATAGCGAATCCAAGATATGCTCTCACTATCTTTATTATCTGTATAAATACTTTCTTCAGGGTTCTTACTTGGATTAATCTCAAAAGTAATGGTAACTGGTTCTCTTGGCATGATAAACTCTAAGTCAAATACCGCATCAAATTCTGAACCCTCAGATGGTATAGTAGTACTTCCTTGACTCGCACCTTCCCCATACCCTGTAAACTTGCATGCACTTTCTTCTTTCTGTTGATACATAGTACCTGTTGTATTTCCCTTAACGGTCCATTTATAGGTAGTGTCAACATTTTCATCAAATGTAGATTTAACTATAGCTGATGCTTTTACTACATCATCATTTCTTACACCAGCCCCTTCTGCCTGTGCACATTCTAAAGTTACTGTTAAATTAGGTCCTATTAATTCAAAAGCTGCAATAGGGATTCCCATATAATTACCATTTTCCTTATAAATACGTCCTTGCCCCCAAGTCGTTTCTGTGGGTGGGATTACTATATGCACATAATTAATCCAATTACACTCTGGCTTCTTACCTCCCTCATGAACAATAGGATTCCCATTAACACTGATGTTACAATCCTTAGCTTTTATTTGTGAGTATCTTTTTCCCCCATAAACCATATCAACTCCTAACTGTATAGCTTGTTCTAATGTATCAATACCGTACTTATCACTGTTTATAATTTTATTTATATAATTAGTACGTCTACTAGAATTATACTGCCAAGGCTCAGCTACTCCCCACTTAGATATTCTAACTGCATCCCAACCTATATTCCATCCAAATTGAGGATTTGGTACTGCTTGTCCTGAGGGCATTCTTCCTAAAAATTCATTCTCATTAGCTATTTCATCTGTATTACCAAATTGACCACCATAAGCTGGTATATAAGAGTAAATACTTTCTCCTCCTCTAATCTGATTTTTATAATAAAAATTAATATCTCCTTCATCGCAGCTTTCTGTATAATAATCAACCTTGTAATCATAAATATTTTTCATATCTTTATTAAGTCTATTTAGCAACTCCTCCTTTGATATACCTTCTGCATATACCGTACTATTTAAATTTATGCACATTAAAGCTACAGTTAGTAAGCATATAATATATCTTTTCATTTATTACTCCTCCTACTTATGAATCACACGAATTTCAGTGGACTCGCTACTATTTGATTCAACCTTAACAGTATAGTTGGCAGTATTAAATGTCTTAGCAGGAAGATTTTGATACATCTCTTTCTTAGTTCTTACATAATCTATTATTTTTTTTGCTTCACTTACACTCATATCTTGTGCTAATAATGCTTCTATCTCATCACATTGTACTCCATAGTCTACCTTTAAACCCTGAGTAACTAAAATTGACATATTTCCTTTGGATGCCCACTCCTCATTAAACCATATATCAGAAAGATTTTTAGTTTGTATATACCATGAATCTCCTATCTTATTCACCTTTGTCCCATTAGTAATTGGGATATTAAAATTACCTGATGTACAAACTTTTACTTCTGGCAATGGCTCTTTTCCATTATCTATGTACACAATTCTTACCTTATTATCCCATTTAACCGTTGCTCCTAATGCTTCACTTACAAATCTTATTGGTACATAAGTTCTTGTTCCTTTTACAATAGCTGCTGTATCTAATTCTTTAACTTGTCCATCCACCATAATTTGCTTTGAATTAATGTGTAATATGACTACTTTATCCCCATCTAGAATCGTTACCCTTTTTGCTGCTGCGTCCCACTCTACCTTTGCTCCTAACTGTTCACTTACAAACCTAACTGGCACTAATACTCTACTATTACTATCCACATAAGGCTTTCCATCTGGAAAATACACTTGTGCTCCATTAACCCTTACACGTATCTCTGATAGTGCAAATACTTGTGGCATACATAGCATTGCCATCATCATGACTGCTAACCATTTTAATAATCCTTTTTTCATATTCATTATCTCCCTTTTATTTATATCTATTTCCCTTCAATAACGATCATAAACTTTCTTCATTTATGCCCTACATTACTATCCATTTTTAACTTTAACCCTATCTTTCTTTCTCTATTTCCTGCATCTTATTTTCATACCATGCTACGTTGATATGAGAATAATCTCCATCTAGAAATTTAAAACTACCTATTATATCTTCTATATCCTCTTGTAACTCTATATATTCTTCATAAGCGAATTTTCCCTTATCTGTCTCCATATCATAATTACTTTCACTAGGTAACTGGTATACAAAAACTAAGCCATTTCTTATTCCTAATTTTAAATATGACATTACAACATCATCCCCACCATCTGCAAGCCATTGTTGTTCTGTATCGTAAATACCTATTGTTATTAATTTATCTCCTTTTTCACCATTAACATTATGCTCAAGACTTAGTCCAAATTCACCTTCAGTAACTATATATTTTCCTTCCCAAGTTTTTGGGAGCTCTATTGAAAATCCCATTTTTTCATTTCTATATGTAACACTTTCTCCTACTAAATTTTCATTCATATTTTCCTCTCCTTTACTATTTTTATCGTTCACCTCTTGCTTCTGTTGTTCTACCACTTTACTATTTATTGTATTGTTTTCGTTAATGGTACTATCTTCTATTTTCTTCAGTTCAATCGCATCTCTTTCAGCCCCAAATCCACTACGATAATTGATCAACCCTTTACCTTTTTCCCATGTAAATGATTCATAGTAATCTGTCTCAATTAAATTACTATAGGAATGATATTCACACTTATCACCATCTATCGTTAAATAGTGGTGCCAACCAGCCTCTCCTTTAGCTAGGTCATCTTTTATTTCATCATCTTGGCAAATAATTGCACTGCCCTCCGGTATCTCTTCACTTGAAATAAATTGCTTAATTTTTTCATCTCCGTATGCTATCTTATAGATTTTATCTTCTTGAACATAAAGATAGCCTAAACTTAAACGATCATCAGGCACCCCTTCAATTGCTTGTAACTTTAATTCGTATAACTCCCCATCATTAAGCTGAGCTATTTTATTAATACCCAACCTTACGGAATCATTGATAATATCATCAAATAAAAACTGTCCGTTATACTTTACATATGAAATATCTTCTTCAAAGAAAAATGGATTTCTTTTTGTATTTCCTTTCTCCCCCTCATCTATATTTGAACTAATTGAATGTGTTACCTCTTGCTGCTTGGTCTGATTTTGTTTAACTGGATTTAATTCATTATTTGACTGACTACATCCAACAATAAATACTAGTCCTATTGAAAATAAAAATTTTTTCATAAATATCCTCCCCATTAAATGTAAACTGAGTTATCTTTTAATTAATATAAGTCATCACTTTATTGCATCTATAAGTATATATACCCCGGGTTGCTTATCTACAGTATTGGAATCATACACACCGTCTGAAACATATTTTCCTCCAGTGTATACGTTAGTTCCGCTATAAACATATGGGCTAACTCTTTTCTTGTTATAGTATCCCAATCCATTATAGCGTTCAGCAAATGCCATCATTTTTGCTATATCATTACAATCAAAAGTTAATTGAAATTCATCTCTAACACTCGATTTCCGTGATAGTGCATCTATTGCTGCTTCTGTAAAATCTTCAAAATATATGCCCTTAGGTACTATAGTAGTTGTTTTCCCAAGTTTTTGCCCATTATGTAAATATGTATTAAAATTACAACCTGATTCTCGATAATGTAACGCAGCAATTAATTCTGGTGGTATACCTGTTTTTTCAGATATCCTTTCATACGTTTCTTTGTTACCCTGATATATTCTTTTAAAGTTATCAATATCCCATTTGAATTTTTCTTTATTAACTGATGTTATTTGGTTTACTAAATCAACTTCATGGGCATATACCTTGCTAGTATCATATAACTTTTTATCAATTTCACTGCTACTATCCAGCTTTTGTATTGGTGTAATATCTGATTTACCATCTCCCTTTACTTCGGGTAGTTTATTATTTAAAATAGTCCCATTATCCTGTATAATTCTTCTTACTGCCAAAACTGAACTAGAAGCATTTGATAGATTACAAATTCTTACATTAGCTTTTTCTCCAGTTCCTCCTTCATCTATATATTGTCCATTTCCAATATATATTCCTACATGATCTACTATTCCGTCCCTTTTTCCTGTATTTGGATCTTTCCAATCAAAGAAAATCAAGTCTCCTATTTTAAGTTCTTCTTTACTTACTTCGATTCCTTCTTTAATTTGTTCCTTGGTAGTTCTAGGTAATTTAATCCCAAATTTTGTTAGATATATCGATGCAACAAAAGCTGAACAATCCATATTTTTAGGCGGGTTTTTAGGATCTAATATTTGTATTCCCTCTCCACCATACTGATATGGAATCTTCCCTTTAAACAACTCAGCAAACTCAACAAGTTCATTTCTCCAATAATCAGCTAGTTCTTCTCCCTCTAATGTTACAGCAGTACCACCTATTTCTTTTCCTATATTTGTTACTAGATCCACTAATTCACTCGTTATATAATTTCCACCACCAACAGTCTCTCTTAGTCCTCCTATTTCCTGTGGTACATACTTATAATCATTTTTAGACACTTCCTTACCATTTTTATAGATAACATCTCCTATCTTTACATAAGTATTTCCACCTTCTTTATAACCTTGGGCAAAGCTTCCTTTACCGTCTACTTCACGAAGTCCTCCTATTTCTACTGGGATATATTTATAATCATCTACAGCTATCTCCTTACCATTTTTATAAATAATTCCTCCTATACGCTGATATATATTATCTCCTTCTACATATGTTTGAGATACTATAACATAACTTCCTCTTCCAATCGTCTCCCTTATTCCCCCAATCTCTTTCGGTACATATTTATAGTTTTCTTCTGGTACTAGTACACCATTCTTGTAAATTTGCTTGCCTATTTGCTCATAAACTGTTTTGTTTTCTACATAAGCTCTTGCAAGAGTACCATTTCCATCTGTGGCACGTAAACCACCTACTTCATGCGGAATATATTTATAATCTTTTTCCGCTACTAACTCTCCATTTTTATATATTTTTCCATCTATACTTTCGTATAAAATACCACCTTCTAAATAAGCGCTGTCTGATTCACTTCTTGCAAACTTTTCTGCTTGGTTACCTCCAACTATTCGGAGTTCTCCTTCCCATTCTTGACTCTTCTCACCTAATTCATTACTCGCTTTAAATGAAATATTACTACTACCAATACTTCCTGAAAATTTAATAGACTTACCAAAACTTAATCTTCCTTTATCAAGGACAGCTTTAGATATATACTCACTTTCTTTATACAAAGCTACAGCCTGCTTAGTATTAGTCACAAGACGCTGACTATTTTCCTCTATACCCTCTGTTTTATACTCTATTTCCTTTAAACTAGATAATATTCCCCTAGCACAACTTACTACACTTCCATATTCATTATATCTAGATATAATAT
Coding sequences:
- a CDS encoding copper amine oxidase N-terminal domain-containing protein, which codes for MKKRILKSLAVIMLMMMCMPQVFALSEIRVRVNGTQVYFPDGKPYVDSNSRVLVPVRFVSEQLGAKVEWDSAAKRVTILDGDKVVILHINSKQIMVDGQVKELDTAAIVKGTRTYVPIRFVSEALGATVKWDNKVRIVYIDNGKAPLPEVKVFEAGPFTVPITADSRVTKTQSASKITTESLMQVYTDTSDGIIILVTQGMKVDYSIQCDAAEELLQQVLSPSEAKRIIDFARTKKSIRDKIGEKTFDTENYIFEVSGDSRSVNIRVYKK
- a CDS encoding WG repeat-containing protein, whose translation is MKFKETKVTQLLMSIIIVTIVLLAGCGIAKSSVNEATIMDNSEDKSDINKTTAMESDEDKVGVNQPIVTDANNEKYLYLIKDNNKYGFIDENGNTIVEPQYEYASDFSQGYAVISYQGSYGYIDGLGQVVIQPQYELALNFSEGLATVQINGKWGYINEEGKLAIEPQFDSAESFSEGKAAVSVGRKIQYINKKGEKIIEVIGEVGFEFKESYAVIENAVSGKVYSQFINEKGEFVFQKYGAADSFSDGLAVVMTGDRYEGEDNLYGYINGSGNIVIEQQFVGAMSFSEGVAAIYDGVNWRYINQQKENIFDRTFESAQSFSEGLAGVRQDGKWGFINKSGEDVIKAQYDNVEAFKHGLAKVLKNGKWMYIDTDNKCIWEQKLLEKDTYKQAEEIYTSSLLKFQIIIPNSWEGLYKVKENNEGVEFLYSIDKKTYNLFLISTLNMDEWKTTEQYMYTYLGERGDTVYVSQCFEGEYSNETEKGKRIGEKIDELRQAFSIEKNFRIID
- a CDS encoding C40 family peptidase — translated: MPDELRVETDELSELSRNIDRCYRNVCSSYKRDINSIKREMENIISRYSDYGSVVSSARGILSSLKDIEHKMGSVEEHSQRLVTNTKQAATLYKESEYMSKGVLDKGRLSVGKTIKFPGSIGSSNISFKASNELGEKSQEWEEEFLLIGGNQAEKFARSESDIAYLEGGILYESIDGKIYKNGELVAEKDYKYIPHEVGGLRATDGNGTFARAYVENKTVYEQIGKQIYKNGVLIPEENYKYVPKEIGGIRDTIGKGSYVIVSQTYVEGDTIYQRIGGIIYKNGKVITADDYKYIPVEIGGIREIEGNGNFAQGYKEGEYTYIKIGDIIYKNGKKVSKNDYKYVPQEIGGLRENVGGGNYITNELVDLVTSIGKEIGDTTLALEGEELADYWREKLAEEAKYWVGKIPYCIDSVITTQILDKNNAPPYMDCSDFTSSVYKTIFGIDIGPNCSTQVGRGKSVEKEELKIGDLIFFDTNGINNKQTTHVGIYIGNGQFVHEGGENSNPNTLKSGENVKIGDLNNSYWAPKYVKAVRIIQDDGNIINTTSTKLPSIIIENENTSTSNNVVQGTYNGLSDENEAIKRFLKITIKNEGKDKFYNVSNPGDGQAVSFGFNQWCIGQGSFQSLFKAYDKQYPGKLEKLIGQDMAKQLKNNVIYASTAEGTKWAKINMSAGEYGVNKKWTEALQKIGNDIDMQKVQTQKAINDAILPAINDLDSFGIELSDRFIYVMNDLRVQGGSLYPSVPRNIEGVNVKLDKEYYLSKINESMTSEEKLVQIVCARASGCNAEWERNFAVRKIPYITGYGYTTYGEDKALRGNTRFYLNPDEILDKKLGAKLGYKNWESDLTRSMGFKDEVLNKQELIQALTVDNVWRILNEI
- a CDS encoding WXG100 family type VII secretion target, with protein sequence MSASSLVSKVQQTSSTLQSSSRQMKADVEAVKKNWSGSSYDNFRASYCELEKKFSTLNSSWRNVASQLNSLSGAVEVAERDKKAKLAAAKSKNK
- a CDS encoding stalk domain-containing protein, whose protein sequence is MKKGLLKWLAVMMMAMLCMPQVFALSEIRVRVNGAQVYFPDGKPYVDSNSRVLVPVRFVSEQLGAKVEWDAAAKRVTILDGDKVVILHINSKQIMVDGQVKELDTAAIVKGTRTYVPIRFVSEALGATVKWDNKVRIVYIDNGKEPLPEVKVCTSGNFNIPITNGTKVNKIGDSWYIQTKNLSDIWFNEEWASKGNMSILVTQGLKVDYGVQCDEIEALLAQDMSVSEAKKIIDYVRTKKEMYQNLPAKTFNTANYTVKVESNSSESTEIRVIHK
- a CDS encoding NlpC/P60 family protein is translated as MPGELQVETDELSELSRKTDRCYRNVCSNYKRDINSIKREMENIISRYNEYGSVVSCARGILSSLKEIEYKTEGIEENSQRLVTNTKQAVALYKESEYISKAVLDKGRLSFGKSIKFSGSIGSSNISFKASNELGEKSQEWEGELRIVGGNQAEKFARSESDSAYLEGGILYESIDGKIYKNGELVAEKDYKYIPHEVGGLRATDGNGTLARAYVENKTVYEQIGKQIYKNGVLVPEENYKYVPKEIGGIRETIGRGSYVIVSQTYVEGDNIYQRIGGIIYKNGKEIAVDDYKYIPVEIGGLREVDGKGSFAQGYKEGGNTYVKIGDVIYKNGKEVSKNDYKYVPQEIGGLRETVGGGNYITSELVDLVTNIGKEIGGTAVTLEGEELADYWRNELVEFAELFKGKIPYQYGGEGIQILDPKNPPKNMDCSAFVASIYLTKFGIKLPRTTKEQIKEGIEVSKEELKIGDLIFFDWKDPNTGKRDGIVDHVGIYIGNGQYIDEGGTGEKANVRICNLSNASSSVLAVRRIIQDNGTILNNKLPEVKGDGKSDITPIQKLDSSSEIDKKLYDTSKVYAHEVDLVNQITSVNKEKFKWDIDNFKRIYQGNKETYERISEKTGIPPELIAALHYRESGCNFNTYLHNGQKLGKTTTIVPKGIYFEDFTEAAIDALSRKSSVRDEFQLTFDCNDIAKMMAFAERYNGLGYYNKKRVSPYVYSGTNVYTGGKYVSDGVYDSNTVDKQPGVYILIDAIK